The following proteins come from a genomic window of Deltaproteobacteria bacterium RIFCSPHIGHO2_02_FULL_44_16:
- a CDS encoding C4-dicarboxylate ABC transporter, protein MTSTTFFVLGLLLCAFCGAPLFVVIGGLALVFFLSVGIDSSAVVIEMYRMASAPMLIAIPLFTFAGYLLAESKSPQRFVNLYRALFGWMPGGLAIVSFIACAFFTAFTGASGVTIIALGGLLYPMLIKEKYSEKFSLGLLTTGGSLGLLFPPSLPLILYALVAQVNVDALFLAGIIPGTLLILFLSLYSILRGQVSRVQREKPEWGKIKKAVCDAIWILPLPAIVLGGIYGGIFTASEAAAVTVAYVFIVELCIYRDLKLFRDVPRIVSESMVLVGSILMILACALGLTNYLVDEQVPMKILEVMRQYITSKVTFLIMLNLFLLVVGCLMDIFSAIIVVVPLLLPIAKEFGIHPLHLGIIFLTNLEIGYSTPPVGLNLFISSYRFKKKIPELCKASLPFLAVLLLALLIITYVPDLSLFLVRMFGLE, encoded by the coding sequence ATGACCTCGACAACTTTTTTTGTCTTAGGACTTCTTTTGTGTGCTTTCTGTGGGGCGCCACTTTTTGTGGTGATTGGCGGCCTCGCGCTCGTCTTTTTTCTTTCAGTTGGAATCGATTCTTCTGCAGTTGTCATTGAAATGTACCGCATGGCAAGCGCTCCCATGCTCATTGCTATTCCGCTTTTTACCTTTGCTGGATATTTGCTTGCAGAGTCGAAATCCCCACAACGTTTTGTGAATCTCTACCGTGCTCTTTTTGGCTGGATGCCAGGTGGCCTTGCCATTGTTTCGTTTATTGCATGTGCCTTTTTCACTGCGTTCACTGGAGCTTCAGGTGTGACGATCATTGCGCTTGGCGGACTTTTGTATCCCATGCTCATCAAGGAAAAATATTCAGAGAAATTTTCTTTAGGCCTTCTCACAACTGGCGGGAGTCTTGGACTTTTGTTTCCTCCTTCCCTCCCGCTCATTCTCTATGCGCTCGTGGCGCAGGTGAATGTCGATGCTCTTTTTCTGGCGGGTATTATTCCCGGAACACTTCTTATTTTGTTTCTTTCGCTTTATAGCATCTTGCGCGGACAGGTTTCACGTGTGCAACGTGAAAAACCGGAATGGGGAAAAATAAAAAAAGCAGTATGTGATGCGATCTGGATTTTACCCCTTCCTGCGATTGTCCTCGGAGGTATTTACGGAGGCATTTTCACGGCATCAGAGGCTGCTGCGGTGACAGTTGCCTATGTTTTCATTGTTGAGCTCTGTATTTATCGGGATCTGAAACTCTTCCGCGATGTGCCGCGCATTGTTTCCGAATCAATGGTGCTTGTCGGCAGCATTCTGATGATTCTTGCCTGTGCGCTTGGGCTCACCAATTATCTTGTCGATGAACAAGTGCCGATGAAAATTTTGGAAGTGATGCGGCAGTACATTACCTCAAAGGTAACGTTTCTCATTATGCTCAATCTTTTTTTGCTGGTGGTGGGATGCCTCATGGATATTTTTTCTGCGATTATCGTCGTGGTTCCGCTGCTTCTCCCCATCGCGAAAGAATTCGGAATACATCCCCTTCATCTTGGGATTATTTTTCTGACCAATCTTGAAATTGGATATTCAACACCGCCGGTGGGGCTCAATCTTTTTATTTCAAGCTATCGTTTCAAGAAAAAAATTCCGGAACTGTGCAAGGCGTCACTTCCATTCCTCGCAGTTTTATTGCTGGCCCTGCTGATTATTACGTATGTTCCAGATCTGTCACTTTTTCTGGTACGAATGTTTGGGTTGGAATAA